A region of the Cannabis sativa cultivar Pink pepper isolate KNU-18-1 chromosome 3, ASM2916894v1, whole genome shotgun sequence genome:
CcttagcctataaatacccttCTATTTCTATAcaaaggggggggggggggagatCACAACCTAAATTACTTAAGTCCTGCCAATATTATTCTAAGCTTTCCTCTTCTTCAAGAGAAACTAAGAATACAGAGTTACGATTTCCTGCAAAATATTATAAACATATCAAATACACCCTAAAGAGGTTAATAGACTGACTCATGGATTAAGATTTAATaatatctaaaccatataaaaGTCCCAATCTCATTTATTTCTGTATTTTCTAACTTCTTTAGTTCTCAAATATTTAGTTTTAAAAATCTCAGTAAATAAttcttatataaaatatgtattattattattataatatgttcaatgctcatttaaaaataaaaaaaaacaatatttttaaattaaaaaaaaatataattgtataTACTACAGCCTTAATCAACCATAAATTAAGTTGTAAGAAGAAAGACATTATTTATAACACAAAATAAGAAATTATAGAGACTGCAAATTAAATGACAAGCATTGTTGATCAACCATGTTTAGAGCCATAATGATATATTGAAAAAGTTGATACTCTCAAGGCTTTTGTGATTTATATTTCTAATCTAACTCTAGTCTCACTCATCTTTATCATCATTGTTCAACCCGTTGATCAAGTTAGTTTCTATGAAAAATTGTTGCAAGTACTTGGACATGCTTATTATAAGTTATGCTAGAgaagtatattttattttttaaatattaagttttataataaataaattaaaaaaaaaatatgctttCTAATAAGAAGTAATGTGGTTAATATTTaactcatttaaaaaaaaagaataatcatattattttataatttttagaagttttttcatttttacattttaaaacagtttttttttcttcgtatttttatggaattctacatagaaatctctattgcaactagcgttgcaacataaatcgcaacaaaaaattgtatagCAACTCACATAGAAACTACCGGAGAAACCAGTTTAGAAatccaaactgtaaatttgaaaaaaaaataaaaaaaaaatagtatatggggtaattcacCTAATTTTTATCAAGTGGTACAACAATAGTGATaagattattaattttaagtatatatttttaattattataaataatttcacgtgaaatttaattttatatttattgtattatgATTTATCATTGTATTTATGacacatgatatatatttattttttgtattgtataatcCATCATATTATTCCTAAGAAAAGaaaatcataagacaaaaaaatattaaaaaaagtaatttgcggcaaaaataCCTAAATTTTATCCtgagtagcagataaatacctaagtcatatttttggcggtaaaaataaCTTTCGTCACACTtctggaacttccgtaggtacctctcCGTTTTCTTCCAAGTAAGTGTCCAGGTGTCACCCTTTTATTAGCCCAcatcattaatttttattttttattttaaaattcattaaaacttatttaaaaattatttaaaaataaaaaatatgtatttaaaatgtataaaaaaataaaaataaaaatatattttgaaacctaaaaaattattctaaacttatataattaattttttttctttcatttttttaaatgaatttttcttttatttcttgtTCCATTCTTTTCTCTTTGAATTAAAAAGGAATTCCAACATAAATTAAATTCAGATTttgaaacaaaactaaaatcaaaAGTCTGAAGCAAACTTAGATTttgaacaaacaaaataaaaaagaataaaagaaaCTCAAATCCAAATCTTCAATTATCCATCAACAATACAAAACTTATTTAATACCCTAAAACAAATCTAGAACTTTCCAATAACTCAAACAAACCCAGAAACAAACCCTAAAACAAAGCTCAGACCTGTAAACATGGAGGGGGCTGTTCGCAGGTCGACACTGATGAGGGTGCTGTTCGCAGGTCGACGCAGGGGCTATTCGCAGGTACTCGACGCCGATGAGGGTGCTATTCGCAGGTCTGACTTTGATCCCGTGGTCACTCACCGGTAGATCTTGAGTGATGAGAGATTtggggttttttaattttttacaatttggATACAAAGAGAAAAAGGAAGAATAAGAGGTTGAGATGTGGTGAAATAAGGCTGTTGATGGTGAGGAGGAAGAAGACGATGAAGATGGGGGTTGTTCGCAGGTACTCGACGCCGATGAGGATGAAGAGGGATGACCCTGGTTCGCATTCCTTATTCCCAGAAGACATTGGGTTAGATGAGAGAATTCCAGTCGTTGAGATAAACCCAAACGAAGCCAAGTTGTAGTGTCTTAAGTGGTTCTCCACAATCTTCGATATCAAAACCCAATCAACAGTCAAAGACCAAACCCCTCCTACTCCTCAATGAAAATCCTTTGTTTCATTTTGCTCTCCCTGCTTATTCACTCTCGCCTTTCTCTCtcatcttcttctccttctctcTCTACATCCCAACTCTTCGAGTCCTGGTGTTAGAAACATGGCAAATCATATTCTTCAGATTGAGACTCTTGAATCGCAGAAGAGAAGGGGGAGAAGAATGAGATTTTAGTTTTGTAggatttttaatattaatcagATTTTAGTTTTAtgtgttttttaattttgtaatttttttaatttaaaaaataagttttatttttatttttatacattttaaatatattattttaattttaaaatgatttttaaataagttttaattgaattttaaaatgaaaaataaaaatttatgatGTGGACTAATAAAAGGGTGACACCTGGACACTTACTTGGAAGAAAACGGAGAGGTACCTATGGAAGTTCCAGAAGTgtgacggaaggtatttttaccgccaaaaatatgacttaggtatttatcagCTACTTGGgataaaacttaggtatttttgccgcaaattactctattaaaaaattatatataatttaaaagtttaCTGAAATTATGTGAagttttaacaaaataatatcttttaatttaaaaagaataaaaataatattaaaaatgttAAATTTATCGCTAAAAGTATCCATATCTATATCTGTACTAGCAAaaagctacgtgcgaggcacgtataatttatgttaatttttttctatgttagttgaaagtgatattcaattaaaaattaaagaaaaaatattattagttattaggtgagattattattatgtgtatctaaatattatggtttataatgttgtcaattaaaagtgactaccgaatgcaatatattagtatttaagaaagcttgatgatttaaatatgttcttgagttaatccaaaaataaattaaaaattgatgttccaatacttaaaaaaaaacattaattaaaatggatgtaagataaaaagaaaattaaaaatcaatctctaaattattgataattaaagatagcatttgtctaaaaattatagataagaaaactaatgatagtcatttgtggatttcaatcttcatttgcttcgatagagaatagtgtaatttttatattttgcacttttcattctagccgggttCGCAAatatctggattgtccattttttcgttgataaattgaatatggtagtgttgacaaagcggcggtgttcctgcaaaccgtgatgtattttcatttaaaatgattagatggtgtgcatagcttatttaattaaaaaaaaaaatcaaattatgaaaggcatgtaaaactatgttatttttttttaaaattacacctatgcagtatatttcattagttggtaAATAGtacacaaaaatattttttccacaatatctgcgaacatgacagcagataggctctttgtattgtcatcaagttcaacatatgctatagcactgtaaaatgcataataagattgttagtatcttttttttttaaaacttaatttcaataacatcatatgttttttgtaatataccgtggtgtaggaaatcctttctggccgcatgttggcttgtcatatataattttttcattgtaataaaaACTATTTCTTTATGACATGTGTCacatgacatgtaataaaaactctggacagtattagttatttttattgtCGCCTCAATCCAAATCaaatggtgttaataatagtaagatattgaaacaaaagttttataaagtaaatattgtagtagtctttacctcattcagttgcagatttctcgtcaactctgaaatttggatgttagtcactattttgctaatatatttaattgtgctTCTAATTTATGAGCACGTGATCAAAAACAGTGTTGTAATGTActctctgattttttttttttttgcatctaatgcctcaggtttaattatgataagttttggtgggttttagtaaatgtttttctttttcaggtttgcattaatagctagaacatggataaattaataagattggcattcctttttgtcgcagcatgtacaaagcagcataattataataatgctttaagttgcttttatttttatttaacagaagacgaaattataaattttatggctTCTTAATTATCTTGTATGTGCTAAAATATAACCTTTTCTTTTAATGAGTGTTTTTATAGGAAAATGGTAATtctaaaagagaagaagagaagtaGAAGAGAAAaatcgtagatgtacaacagcaaaaatccaatcgtatttttttttttttggatttaatggaatttattatattatatataaataaaaagtgacccatgaatttctcataaacccttttatttttaataataaatcattttatttttaatataaataaaaagtcatccatgaatttctcataaaccaagaattcagttatataggcacactttatatataatagatatttatataaaggAGAAGAATGAGGCGGTGACGTGGCGATCTAAAATCTCTCCaaagttatttttcttttttctccttaattctctcaatttttaatattttattaaagcataaatttacaaattaatattttactattattttaataaattttctataaaaatatctttcttaaattaatatttttttaaaacacataataataaatataaattaaattaataatattaatttaaataattattcaattatttatatatatatgtattgataactatatatatgtgtgaaatttttgtttttactttaCACAATATaagaaaagtattttttttatagaaaaaatttattatgaattgaaaaaaaaaaataaaaaataggtgtgaaattataaatcaaattttttaataatgcattatttttatattccaaTCATATAAAGTTGATGTCATCATTGTAGTTCCTATTGATATCTTCATATTTCAAAACTTAACACTGAATTTATCGTTCTGTTAGTTGATCAATAAAGTATCACATGTAAATATAGTATTGGCCaaacaaataattatttaaaaaaaataattttaaaaaacaaaaattaattaaaataagttcatattattaaaaaaaattatatacatattaaatgaactaaaaattaatttttccatCGTCTTCTAGCCATATTATCTTTACAgattaacaataattttttttttgtaaggagactaacaataaattttgattctcgattcaaatgctatttttcaattctattttCATATATTCAAAATTCTCATTCCATAAACATtctactaatatttttcaattaatgaaATGAAAAGGTAAACTTTAATTTCCGTATGAAAAATCAAACTttcaatcccaataatcaatataaacaacattaaatttcaagctctcaaaatccataaaaataaataaataaataaataaaaacagatttcataaacacaaactcaaacattaaaaacataaaacactAAAACTCAAACATTAAAAATACACTCAATAAAATTCGAACCTAGAACTTAACACacacatcaaaataaaaattaaaccagaatttatgttattatttttcgaattttaatatttattagcgacaaatttaatattttaagtatttatgttataaattttttaataataaaattaaaatttaaatataattttattaagtaattattattaattaaaatatacaatttattttttatatataattcaaaatattttatatattcatcCTGAAACGCGAGATATTTACTAGTTTAAACATATAgagataaaaaatttaataatcttcCCAATACAAAGTCATATTTACAAGAAATTTAAAAActtgaataaataataaatattgtattatattagtttcccactataaatatatatacattaaaaaaactaaataaaatatatggaaTAGTTTCCATCAATAAAAAGATACATGGAATACTTATTAAAAAaagtattaataatttttctaaataataataattataccaacaaaataataatgataataatttgTGATGCCTTTTAGTTGAGCTAAATTTTGTGGGGCTCACCACGATGTGTAAATGGTGGCCTTATTTTCTTGGGAATTACCTGTAATGATCTAGCAATCGCAACAGGGCCACCAAAATGAATGAGAATTTCCACTTTTCTAGAAGGGTTACGTTGAAGTTTATTTAATGAAGTACTAATTCACTACTTTATCCCTATTTTAGCCTTCATgcaaacagaaagaaaaaacaataaataagaTTTGGTTgtttaaattttctttttgggtatttaagattttttaagaaGTATAAAGTGATTATTCTTTCAAATTTTGCCAACATGTGACCAATAGAATGATAACatgaatatttatattattgtcACATCAATGccacatatataatttaaaattaaaaaaaatatgtatattttttttaaaaaaaaaatcattaagctaaaaatttaagtaaaataaaattacaaaatttagatttttttttttcaaattaattgcACGTATAGTGCGATGACATCACAATAGTCTAAACTATCAAGTTATCATTGTGTTTATCATATGTGAAAAAATTTGACAAAAGACTACTTTACTATACTGCAAATAGTTCGGGAATTTAAACTATTATAAATATCCTTCTCTAATTAAATGCTGCTCGTTTCTTTAAATAGTGTATTGATGGAACACTAATACTATCCTAAAcaaacttattttttaaaaaaatcaagttaAACTAACTTAGTTTAACAATCTTGacaaaaaataaagatataaataacaatctaataataaatcatgagaatatgtaaatatattttcagactaatatttacatatttaatgtgaataaattaaattaggGTGGCATAAATTTGTTAAATATAATTCACagctatataaataaattatttaaaaatagtaaaatataacTGAAGAAAGATATTTATGGTTTTTATACGTGGGAGAGAATTTTCGCAACAGAAACATGTTTAAGAGGCAACATTTACAAAGATCATTGTTTTAAGGAAAAATTCTTATTTACTCAAAGAAACAAAGTAGTAAGCACAAGGACACCAATACGGATTCGAAGGCTAGCAAGGCTACTAAATGAATGTAGGAGGAAGACAACCTTGTGGGATCCACTACAAAAACTGttgtaattattttaccaggatctagatttactaccatatatgttgtttaacatcctaatatgaatttctaaaacaatgaaagaaacacatataaattttaagaaaccttacagtgggtgcagcggaattaaatgactccttcagctcagatctctaacccttgtatcctttctgtagcagagtatcaccaagatctgagcccgattctccttcttgttccttgtgtttggattcttcacactCTTaaattgaggaccaacttgatgtgtgtgggcattcactctatcactcaaggtgtgaaaatatgaagagagaaagagagagataggGTTTCGGCTATGCTATAGGAAAGGAGGCTGaaaattttactgaaggaatgagatgtatcatcatcttttcccttaagccatcacttcctatttataggaaaccacttagggttaggttagatttaactagcattaaaatattagaaaaataaagtggcaaatccCATacaaagtggccagccatgaattggattgggccccactttgcaattttgccattttcccattttccatcttattttctcaaaaataccaattttctaattctaaccatttaaatgccaaaattatttatttaataattaaaataattatcaaataaaattgtcatttaatatatttattaattagacttaataaagtctcttaattaataaataagagctagtatctcttttcttcacatataagttgcaagaaagatacttattcaatctaaggaatgttctatacatttttggcatttgttccaacatttattaactactagtgttacttcctgactagcacaaaagtagttgccaaaaggtaaataatccagtatccctagaggagtagacatatagagaggaatttcacaattttAAGGATTTTCTGATTAAGGATATGTAATGGTGCAGgaaatctaattaataaatatattaaatggaaattttatttgataattaattttaattattaaataaatagttttgacatttaaatggttagaattggaaaaatgacatttttgagaaaataaagggaaatttgtcaaaagtggaaaaattctaaagtggggcccattactctGGCTGGCCACTTGGATGAGGATTTACACttaatatttctattattttaatgtctaataaaccctaacctaaacctaggtggttgcctataaatagatagtgttGGCTCACTTAAAGAGGATGAAAATTCACCTTCAGTCAAATTTTCCTAAGCTCTATTCTATTATTTTCGAACCAGCCACTTCTCTTTCcttcttcataatttcataccttgagtgatagagtgagcgcccgcacacatcaagtggtatctcaatcatagtgtgtaaggctgtgaagaatccagaatcaagagaaggacattcgggctctgatcttggtgatactctgatacaaacaggatacaagggttagagatttgagttgaaggagccattaatattccgttgcacccaatgtaaatttttctaaaactttatatgtgtttatttacattgttttagaaattcatatttaggatgttaaataacatacatggtagtaaatctagatcctagtaaaacatattccaGCAACTAGCCTCCGAGcgatggtaatgatttactttcatgaaatatgaattaaaacgatgttttgtgttgatttggatggtttcatgagggtttatgtgcttatatgATGATCGTTTGGAAATTACTGCATatgttgtaaaaatattttttatttcaatctagaaatatttttactggaaagtagaggaaaaattaataaatttttgttttcacaaaacctaatttggattttttatgaattagttatgattttttaaatttggatgaaaatatctgattttggGTTGCACTCACGCGCGCGCATCTAAGGGACGCCGGCATTTCCACACGCCTTCGGACAGCCTGACTGAGGAAACTCGGACACGGGCTCTCTGAAGCCGTGTCACGCCGAGCTCCCTCGGCCAAGTAGGCTGCATGCAACCTCGTCTCTCGGCCAGACGCTCCATTCCgtgcgcgcaggggtatgcaatgcatacccttgTGCCTCAAACTTATTTTCTTCatatcttttgattcaaaaatcgtttttcattgaaacaaaagtcaaattttggtagaattttgattaggatctgaattttcaattaaaaatataattgtcagaataaaattaatttttattaatttttttaattaattaaaattagtattagatattagtaggctttgaattttaaaaatttgatttctcacaaaaatagtcttatggttaatttagattattttatttattttaattataagatcagatattacattttttttttatgaatcagGGATTTCATTAATCAAACAAGTAACCAACACATCTAAAGGACATTAAAGACCAGAATATTTCTGTACATTTCCAATCTATAAGCTAATTACAAATTGCTCAATGATTCTTCCATACTGTAATCTAATTACAAATTACTAAACCATTCTTAATCTGTGTTTAAAACTTGCTTAGGCATCACATAGGTGATCCTAGTTTTGACTTGCCATTTGACTTCTTGAACAACCTGGTCTGGATCGATTGTGTTTGCTTGCCACAATTTGAGATTTCTTGCTTTCCAAATGTGGTAAACTAGAGCTGCAATTGTACCAGCAAAAATACCTCTTCTGAACTTGCTAGCCTTGGACCTGTTAATCCATCTCAATAGTCCTTGTAGTGAGACAGATACTACTCTCCAATTTAACCAGACTTTAATTTGACTTAAGCAACTCTGAGAGAACTTACAGTCAAAGAATAGGTGagaagtattttcatttagatcattgcagAGAATGCAAGTAGCCTCTGCTGCAACATTGAATCTAAATAGCCTCTCCCTGGTTTTCAGTCTGTCTTGAACTGCTAGCCATATCAAGAAGCTATGCTTGGGGATGTTTAGTCTCGACCAAACCTGCTTACTCCAGTGATAGCTTTCTGTAGGAGCTGTTAGTATTTTGTAGACTTCAGCAATTTTACATGTTTCAGCCATGAAATCCCGAGGGGTTATCTTGCATTTTAAATCATTTTTAAGCTCAATAATCTTCCTCCAACACCAGCTACTGTGCATAGGAGCGTCATACTCCCACCAATCTTCGTTGTTAATGCATACATTGTGCACCCACTTCACCCATAAATTGTCTTTCTTTGTTGCAAGCGcccaaatatttttaataaccGCTGCCTTGTTCTACTCCTGTATATTCATTAAGCCTATCCCACCTGCGTTTTTTGGTTTACAAATATTGCTCCAAGCTATACATCCAGAACCAATCATGAGACTTTTCCCTTTCCACAAGAAGCTCCTACAAATGCCTTCAATTTCATAGATGACTCTTTTAGGTAGTAGCATCACTTGACTCCAATATGCATGTATGGTTAGAAGTACAAAGTTTATTAGAACAGCCCTACCAGCATATGAGAGATGTCTGGTACTCCAAACTTTGATTCGGGCAGTCATTTTTTCCACCAGCAGCCTACAATCTTCTTTAGATATTCTCCTAGCACAAATAGGAAGGCCAAGATATTTAAAAGGAAGCTCAGCCCTGCTGAAACCAGACATGTCAACCACCCTTCTGATTTCACTTTCATTCATACGACTGCAGAAATTGCTGATTTGCTTTTGTTTGGTAGCAAACCAGAGGTATTTGAAAATAGCTTTAAGCCTTGAAGCAGTCGATATATGCTTTTAAAATCACCCCTGCAAAATAAAAGCATATCATCTGTGAAACTTAGGTGATTTAGTTTAAGCTCTATGCATCTTTCATGAAAAAAGAAATCATCCTTTTCCCCAACTTTTTCATGATTCTACTAAGGTATTCCATTCTAAGAACAAAGAGCAAAGGAGACATCGGGTCTCCTTGCCTTAGTCCTCGTCTTGATTGGAAATAACCATTCATAGAACCATTGAACATAAGGGAAAACCTTGGTGTTGTGACACATTTCATGATAATACTGATGAATTTTGTTGGAAAGCGAAATGCCCTCAAGACTTCCTCCAAAAATTCCCAACTCATAGTATCATAAGCTTTTTGTAAATCCAACTTGATCATACAATTAGCCTTGTTAGATTTCCTCCCATAGTGCCTTATGAGATCTTGACAGATCATTATGTTATGAGCAATGAATCTCTCTTTGATGAATTCTCCCTGATTTTGGGCTACTAAATCTGGTAAAATGCTTTTGAGCCTACTGCAAATAAGTTTAGTAGAAGTTTTATATAATACATTACAGCAAGCGATTTGTCGATAGTCACTCACCAAGTTGGGGCATTTGATTTTAGGAATAAGAGTGAGTACTGTGGAATTGATCTCCTTTAACAGGTTACCAGTATGTAGAAAGTCTATAATTGCTTCAGATACTTCATCACCAACAAGCTTCCAGTTATCTGGGAAAAAATAGCTGCTATATCCATCTGGACCTGGTGCTTTGCTCCCTGGGATGCTGAATACTGCCTGTTTCACTTCATCTTTTGTAAAATCAGCTAACAAGATTTCTTCCTGTGTTGTTGTGATAACTGGACCCCTGGCCATGATGCTTTTAGATACCTTTGTCCTCCCCTCCATGGTAGAACCCAATAAGTCGTGATAATAGGCAAGGAAGGCATCAGTGATACCCTTAGAATCATCAACTCGGACTCCATCATAATTGACAACTGACATGATTTTATTCTGGTTCCTCCTCTCGCGGATCCTGCAATGAAAGAGTGTTGAATTTTCATCCCCCTCTTTTATCCAGGCAACTCTTGATTTCTGATGCAGAAAAGAACAGTAATTTTTGTGTATTGCAGCATAATTTTCCCTGGGTTCAAACTCTTGCTTCTGTAGCAGGGCGTTCATGGGGTCCCGTTGAAGCTTTAGTTGGTTGTCAATTAGCTCCTGTCTAGCCTTGATATCTGCAGCATGTATATATGAAAAGTGATTCCTATTCAGCTTTTTAAAGATAGGCTTGAGAGCTTTTAATTTGGTCACTACTTGAAACATTTTTGTGCCTTGATTTTTTTGCTTCCAAACATCCGAAACCTTCAGCTGAAAACTGGGATGAGATGACCACATCCTAAACTATTTAAAGGGTTTTCTTCCACTTTCCATAGCAGGATGTATGGTTACAACTGCAGGAGTGTGGTTAAAAAGCCCTTCAGGTAAAAATATTGCTTCAGCAGAAGGAAATAATTCAACCCAAGCTTCATTCACCAATACTCTATCAATCTTAGAGTATATTCTATAAGCTGCACTTTGCTTATTGCACTAGGTAAAAAAACTTTCCGAGCATTTAATGTCCACCAGCTGACAACTTGCAACACAATCACTAAATGCAGTCGAGTTACCATGCTTAACTCTGTCCCCGATTCGCTCCTCTTTATTGAGTATGTCATTAAAGTCACCAAGTACTATCCACGGATCAGCACTAACATGATCTTGTAAACCTTGCCACAATTGTTTCCTTCCATTTTCATCATTAAATCCATAAACGAAGGTTGCAAAGAACTGATAATTGTTTTCAGTAGTTGTAACCCGAGTTTGAATGTATTGACTAGAGCAACTAATTATATTTACATTATATTGTATAGAATTCCAAACCAAAATTATTCTCCCTCCTTTATGCCATGCTAAATTTGTAGTAAAACACCATCCCAAAAACATGTTTAAGTATAAGGCCCCTAATTTTGAGGCCTTAACTCTCGTCTCAACGAGACCAACAAGCCCAGCCTTTTGACTAGCAATAAATTGCTTAACTTGATTCTTCTTTTGCTGGTTATTGATTCCTCGGACGTTCCAACAGAGAATCTTATCCATTTGAGAGAGGAGGATCTCCCTCTCCTCCTGTGTTCTTCACTTCTGTCTCCTGTCTTGATTCCACAAGCACTGTCATTGTCTCATTTGCTATAGAATTCATTGCTAAAGCTTTAAATGCATTAGAGGTAGATGGGCATGTTATAATCTTTTTTGCTTTCCCTTTCCAGCCCTTCGTGACCTGTTGAAATTCTCCTGGCGCTGTCACTATTTTTCATCAGTCTTCCTCTTATCATTTTTAATCACCCATTCTTGTTTCATTGTTTCCTTCTTACGACAGTCAGCTGAGGCATGCCCAATTCCTTTACAATTCCCACAACATATAGGTTTACATTCATAATAAACTTCCA
Encoded here:
- the LOC133036014 gene encoding uncharacterized protein LOC133036014, whose amino-acid sequence is MHSSWCWRKIIELKNDLKCKITPRDFMAETCKIAEVYKILTAPTESYHWSKQVWSRLNIPKHSFLIWLAVQDRLKTRERLFRFNVAAEATCILCNDLNENTSHLFFDCKFSQSCLSQIKVWLNWRVVSVSLQGLLRWINRSKASKFRRGIFAGTIAALVYHIWKARNLKLWQANTIDPDQVVQEVKWQVKTRITYVMPKQVLNTD